A DNA window from Malus domestica chromosome 12, GDT2T_hap1 contains the following coding sequences:
- the LOC103452928 gene encoding phosphoinositide phosphatase SAC8 — MRMQSLFTYQEWAAPNQNPSSGQPQTKPRRYTEWRERSDCLQEIDVFGAGNYVLVITSWTEVGTNLGFPVYRVTSMRFLSCNEGMKNSTAQEKKDEAYFMALLKTVQSTPGLYFSIRELLLMRDNGSSIPFYSFLGFMHGDEGQLSTAFSAEMQNLSNVRYVSFDFHQVCGNSNFENLKVLYEQISEQFEKQGYFPVDAKGNILEEQKGIVRSNCIGCLDRTNVTQSYLAQKSLDAQLQRTGVLDSSESISVFAEDYQTFKPCMEFFVSCILSFINDQTMSTINI, encoded by the exons ATGAGGATGCAAAGTCTGTTTACTTACCAAGAATGGGCAGCCCCAAACCAAAACCCCTCATCCGGGCAGCCCCAAACAAAACCTCGACGATATACGGAGTGGCGGGAACGATCAGATTGCTTACAA GAAATTGATGTGTTTGGTGCAGGAAATTATGTTCTTGTAATAACTTCGTGGACGGAAGTTGGGACTAATCTCGGCTTCCCTGTTTATCGAGTGACCTCGATGAGGTTTCTGTCCTGCAACGAGGGTATGAAGAATTCAACTGCTCAGGAG AAAAAGGATGAGGCGTACTTCATGGCTCTGTTGAAAACAGTCCAATCAACGCCGGGGCTGTACTTCTCGATTCGAG AATTATTACTCATGAGAGACAATGGCAGTTCCATCCCCTTTTACTCTTTTCTTGGCTTCATG CATGGCGATGAAGGTCAACTAAGTACGGCATTTTCTGCTGAAATGCAAAATCTATCAAATGTGAG ATACGTTTCATTTGACTTCCATCAAGTATGTGGTAACTCAAACTTTGAAAACCTAAAGGTTCTATACGAGCAGATCTCAGAGCAATTTGAAAAGCAAGG ATACTTCCCCGTAGATGCGAAAGGCAATATACTGGAGGAGCAGAAAGGGATTGTCAGATCAAACTGCATTGGTTGCCTTGATAGAACAAATGTTACTCAG AGTTACTTGGCCCAGAAGTCTCTAGATGCACAGTTGCAGAGGACTGGAGTGCTGGATTCTTCTGAAAGCATTTCTGTGTTTGCTGAAGACTATCAAACATTTAAACCATGTATGGAATTCTTTGTGTCATGTATCCTATCTTTCATAAATGATCAAACAATGTCTACAATAAACATTTAA